From the genome of Methanoregula boonei 6A8:
TTCGCCTTTCTTGCTTGCTATCTGGACATCGATCCTGCCGACCCGCCCGGTTCTCTGGAGATCCCGCAGGTCAAGGTCTTCGCCGAGTAACCCTTCAGTCTGCCCGAAAATGGCACCGACTACGTCAGGTTTCTCGACCACCCCCTCTGCAGTGAGGCTGATGTGAATAAGGTACTTGGTAGTATCCGGTGAATACACGTAAACGCACCCCCATGTATCATGCGATGGATGAAATGCCTGATCATAGGTATAAATTATATATACTGTGTTGAATTACTTAAAGTGTAGGTTCAGGGATACCTTTTTATCTGTATCGCCCGGGTGGCGGCAGCAGGGTATTATCCCGGTCTTTTCAGCAGGAAACCCGTGGCTCTTATCTGCTAATCTTTTGAAAAGAGGAGCCCGGACAACCGTTCTTTTGTGATGCCGGCAATCCTCACCTTCTTCTGGGACGAGGTAAGTCCGGCAACAATAGTGACCGAAGCAGCAGGTACACCGGTACCTGCACTGATAATTCCGATAACCGCTTTATTTGCCTTACCGTTTACCGCAGGCGCGGCAACCCGGCAGCCGATAGCCTTGCGCCATTCATTGTAGCCTGCAGGAAAGAGATCTGATTTTGCACCGGCGGTGACTTCGATACTGACAAGAACACCATCGCGATCTTCAAGGACTGCATCCGCGATCGTGGACATTTTTGCCTCGGGAAAGGAAGTGTCGCCCGGCGTAAACACACGCGGATCACCAGTGGCTGTTACCGTTCTTCACCGGTGGAAATAACCCTTGCGCCGGGCGATGCCTGTCGCGCACCCGGGTTGTCCCATGGATCACATCCAGGCACTTGCCAATCGATCACCCGGGGACCTATGGGTGCGCTGTGTCGGCACCCTGTTTCATCTGTTGCACAGGGTATTTAGCATTTCTGCGAGCCCGATCGGGGATTTGTCTCCCTTTCACCTCTTCCTGCTCCCCAAAATCCTCCGTTTTACTCGTCTCATCACGGTGACGGGAGATACCCTTTGCCGGGATACCAGGCCGGATGTGTGTCGAAAAACTCCCCGTCACAAAATGCGATCTCCCCGCCAAGTATCACTGTCCGGGGAAAGATGGCCGGCAGCCCTTCAAACGGTGTCCATCCGCACCTGCTGTGCAGGAATTCCGGCTCTACGGTACTGGAAGACCGGGGATACAGGGCAAAATCCGCACGGTCGCCCGGGGAAAAACCGGCCGGGGGAATACCGATAAGCGCTGCGGGTGCTGTTGAAGTCTTTCGGATTACATCCGCAAGGGAGATCTGTTTATCCAGCACCTTTGCCATGAGCAGGGGAACGAGCGTCCCAACACCCGGAACTCCTGAGGGCGCATCCGGGAAGGGGAGTGCCTTTTCTGCTGCGGTGTGAGGTGCATGATCGGATGCGATCACATCGATGCGATCCCATCTCTCCCAGAGGCTCTTCCTCTCGCGTTCAGTTCTCACGGGAGGATTTACCTTGAACCGGCAGTCTGCATCACCGGTCATCTCCCGGGAGAGGAAGAGGTGGTGGGGAGTAACCTCCACGGATCCCTGTGCGGCATCTATCGATCCTGCCGTGCTCATGTGGCAGAAATGGAGCCGGCACCCGCAGGTGTTGCATTCCCGGACTGCGATCACGGCTTCTTTTTCCTGCACTCCAGAGCGCAGGGCATCGTGGGCGGCAAGACCCGTATCTTCACCGGGAGTGATCCCTTCTGCATGGACCGTGGCAAGACCCCCCAAAGCCTGGATGCGATTAAGCGCGCGGGAGAACACGGCTTTATCCACGGCTTCACCGTAACTTGACGGGGCAAAGAAGATCTCCCCAAATGCCATGGCCCCGGCCATCCACATTGCTTCTATCGGAGTGCCCGGCGTAATCCCGCTGTTGACGGCAAAGCTGCAGGATGAATGTGCCTGAGCATCACGGACCCGGTTAAGAAATAATTCCGGCGATGTAAGGGGCGGGATCGTGTTTGGCTGGTCCACAACGACCGTTACTCCGCCGGCAAGCGCGCTCCTGCTCCCGGTCTCCCAGTCCTCTTTTGCCGACTGGCTCCCTCCCCGCATGTGGACGTGGATATCCACGGCAGCCGGCAGGACAAAAAGGCTGGTGCAGTCAATTTTCTTATCTCCTGCCGCCACTCCGGCGCCGGCGTGGACGACCCGGCCGTTGCGAATCGTGATATCTGTCCTGCGCCCATCGGGAAGCTGGACATTGACAAGGACAAGACCGGGAGCGCTCTCCATGCAATACGATCGGTACCGGAATCATATAGTAATGCTGTTTTGCAAAAAGCCGGTGCAGGACTTTTCAGGAATCAATCCAATCCTTTTTCAACTGTGTCCCGGAATAAAGATCTAGTGGCCGGAACCGGGGAGAAAAAAATCCCCGAATCCTCTGCAAGAGGTCCGGCGCTATGGGGGAGTTTATGGATAAGGTAATCAAAGTCGCGCTCGGGCTCTTTATTGTTATTCTGGTCGTGTTTGTTTCTATTGTCTCGTACATGATCTATGTGGATACGATGTACCGGGATTCTCTTTCCAGCAATTACGAGTACTCCTGCACCATCTCGACTGAGGGCGTCCTGTCCAATGTCACGCTTTTCCTGCCGGTTCCCGCGGACATTCAGGGAAATTCGCCGGTGATTGCACAGATCAGCAGCCAGGATATCTCCGGGGTTCCTGCGAACTGGAACCTGACGCTCTTTGATACCGGCAAGGGAACGCTCCTGCAGGTGGCAGCGCCGGTGATCGGGCAATCCCCGGCTAACGGGAATGCGCAGCCAGTTACGGTATCCCTTACGGTGAATGTGTCATCACCGGCTCTTATTGATACTGCATCGCCGGTTGCACATGCTGCGGTGTTCCGCCCGGTCCAGAATATCCAGACGGTTTCCTGTCCTGCCGATGCAGCAGCGTTCGCCGGTAATTTGTCCTGTTACCAGTACCAGACAAGTATCTACGCGGATTATACGGCCGCACCAACGGCATCGCTTGCCATCAGTGCAGGTGTCACCGGGACAAATTCCTGGAAGATCTTCTCGCCGGCCTCAAACGGGTACCGGAATACGATTAGCGTGCCAACCCTGCACGGGGAGAATCACGGGTGGGTGAACGCAGTTGGCGGAATAGTGGCGGGCATCGGGTCGTACGATGTCCCCTCAATCTGATCCTTTTTTTCTCACACTCAGGAACTGATTCCCATGGATAAACGATCCGATACCCGGGCAAACGGAACGCGCCGTGACGCCATCCGTCCCGGCTGCATAGTGGATATCGTTCTCAAGGAGGACCAGCGGAGCGGAAAAGTGACCCGGGGCATAGTCCAGGATCTCCTGACCAACTCCGCGACGCACCCGCACGGCATCAAGGTTCGGCTCCGGGACGGGCGAGTCGGGCGGGTAGCCTGTGTCATCGGGACTGAAGAGTCCTCCGGCACCGGGCACTGATCGACGCCGCAGGGGCCGGCCGCAACCGTTAAAAAAAGATTCTCCTTATTTCCAGTCCCGTGAGACGATAGTACTGCCCTCTTCTTTTTTGCGCTCAATCTCCGCTTTGAGGGAGGCAAGCATCTCCGGGCTTACCAGGCTCCCGCTCATGATATAGAGGGAGCGCTTCTTTGTCTCCGGGTCGGTCTCGTACGTCACGATGAAATCCTCGTGATTGGCCAGAGCCGCAAGGAGCATCTCTGGCAGGGTATCTACCAGGGTCTTCTTTGTCCGTACCCGATGCTTTTTGATCAATGTCATGCCGGTGTATTTTCCCTCTGATCCAATAAGGACTCTCCGGTTTTCTCTCCGGGTGGGAATGGCCGGATGCGAAATGCGCTTTGAGGGAGCCTGGCCCCCTCGGTCGGGCAGAGTCTTTTTTTTCCGGAAGCTTCGGAGATCGTGATGCGATCTTTTTTTTAGAAAACCTCATCTGCCGGGTTGATGAATTGAAGAGATTGGATCCCGCCTTCAGGGTGCTGGGATGGCATGCATCACGCGGGTAAAAAAAATTCAGGGTGTCTTTTGCACGCCATATATTTTGCATTGCTGCTTTTTCTATAGCAAAGATATTTTGGGGCTTCCGGGATCATCGTTCCACCGCATACCTCATTACCCGGTAAAGATATACCGGTATTTGGAGAGATGGTGTATGCGGGATCTCATCACTACTGCTGAAATCTGGAAGGAAGGCAGCATGTACACATCCTACTGCCCGGAACTTGATATTGCCAGTTGCGGTCACACTCAGGAAGAGGCGCGTAAGAACTTACGGGAAGTCATCGCCATCCAGCTGGAAGAAACGGAAAAACTGGGAACTCTCGATGATCTCCTCAATGAATCCGGGTATACCCGGGAGGGGAATGTCATAAAGACCGGCAAAAAAATTGTTTGCTTTGAAGAGATCAGGATCCCGGTTTCAATACAGTAATATGAAAAACCGCTCAAAAGTACGAGAGCATCTGCTTTCGATCTCTTTTCTAAAACAACCTGTCTTGGGTGATGCCCGGTGAAAAAAATTTCCCCCACGGATTGGAAGACGCAGGTGAGGATATTTGAAAAAGCGGGATGTACATTCATCCGCCAGAGTGGCGATCATCTTATCTTCCATCACCCTTCTGCAAAACGGGCTGTCGTGATTCCCCGGTATGATGAAGTCCCGGTTACAATCATCCTCAACAATATGAAAACTATTGGCATGACGCGGGAAGATTACCTGCGACAGATCCACGAATAACCGGAACCTGATCCGGTACCGGTTCTTCCTCATCCCGCCCCCAAAATACTCCCATAAAACGCTTCTTTTCGGTTCTCGTGGAAATAAGGGCAGTAAATCGGCTTATTTGGCAAAATACGCCAAAATTGAGCCCCATATAATGCCCATAATCGGCCTGTAATGGCCTTTTTTCGGCACTTTTTTCCCGGAAAGGGACAAATGCCCGTTTGAGGTGAGATCAGGGCAGGAAAGGGCCTTTATGAGGTTCATTAAAATCGTCAGATTGCAAAAATACGGCTTATTTGGGCTTGGATTAAAACGGAGCCCAAATTGGGCTCCGATGGTACCCCAAAAAAGGGTCATCCGGGCTCAATTTGGGGCCGGATGGGATGAGGTCCGCAGGGAGCACGCGGGGAGGAGAGGAGTGCTCAAAAGGGTGCAAAAACCCGGGTCAGGGTACTAGGAATTAATATCCTCTTTTGCTAATCTATTCTGTGAGAGCAACGAGGCGGCCGGCATGGACATCTACGAGCTTATCGCACAAAAAAGACCGGACATTCTTGCACTCGCAGATCGGTTTGCCATAAAAAACATCCGGATCTTCGGCTCGGTTGCCCGCAAGGAAGCAACAGAAAAAAGCGATATCGATTTTTTAGTGGAGTTTCCTCCGGGCACATCGCTCATCACCCATGCTGCATTCCAGCAGGAACTCTCGGAACTGCTCGGGCGAAGTGTTGATGTTGCATCGGCAAACGGGATCAACGAACATTTCCGCAGGATCGTGCTACAGGAAGCCGTGCCGCTATGAGAACTGATCGTGATCGTCTCCGCGATATTCTTGAAGCAGTCAGTAAGATCGAAAGGAAACTTCCGGACTAAACCCTCCCATTTTGCATCAGTGGGGATATCGTGGGGGCTGTCGCCCCCACACCCCCACGAGCGAGAGAGCCGCCGCCCCCGACGGGGCGCCCCCGCGGCGGCATTGAAATAGAATCATCCACCGCACTTGCCCAAGCAGAGGGCCCGATGAGGCGCCCGAGCGACTATGAGCAAAAGCGAGGAGGGGAAGGAATCGCAATAAAATATTTCTGGGGTTTTGAAAAGAGATTGATGCCCGACGCGCAAAACGCCTCGTCGGGTTTTGCGCTACGCACTTACCGGGATCCCAGTGCCTCTAAAAATCCATAAAGTGGGACGTCTCAAATGGGATCATGTCAGAATCTGTAGGAAAAAGGACTCACCAAGAAAGATGGATGGAATTTCTGGCTTGGGTTGTGGCTATTGCAGCATTTGCTTCAATAACTCTGCAAGTAATCGCTTTAACAGACCCATTACGAATCGTAGAAGGAGTACTCACGGATATATTTCTTCTCGTGGCTGTCAGTATTTCGTACATCACCGTTGTTAAAGGAAAGGATTAACTTTTTTAGAATCCGCAGTTTCCGGAACCCATAAAAAAGAAAATGCTACCTTAAAAAAAGAAGATTCTGCAAGTAAAACTTCAGAAAAAGTGCGAGGGATGGGAGTCGAACCCATGAATCCCTGCGGAACTGGATCTTAAGTCCAGCCGAGTTGGCCACTTTCGTACCCTCGCGCCCTATAGTATTTGCCTGTAGGATAAAAAGAATCGTGGCGTTTGCGGGTCCGGCAAAAAGAGAACCTGCCCTGCCGGGATACATCACATCCGGAGTCCCCGAGGATATCCTTTGAGCCGGTGGCCGGGTTTACCCGCAGGGGTTGGTGCCAGCGCGAACGCATTATATCATTTGCCGTATCCATACTGTATCCGGCGAGTGCATGACATCCTTTACCTGTACCGGCTGGGTTGAACGGGACGGTACCCGGCTTTCCCCGGCAGAGATCGAGAAGGTGGTGCGGGCCGATCCGGCAGGGGTCCGGACGTTCGGCGGCGAATTCTTCCTCTCATGGGATACGTGTCATGCACGCGATCATTTTGGCATCATCCCGGGCCCGGGCCCGAAGGGTGCGCTTGTCTGCAATGGCGAGGTGCTGAGTCTGATCGAGCCGGACCCGGCACCGTGCACCCTTGAGGAAGCGATTGTGACCGCGGTCCGGCTCCGCAGCGATGAGGGTGTTACCGCACTCTCGGGCGGCGTGGACTCGGGTCTTGTGGCTGCGCTTGCACAGCGCGAATGCGTGGCTGTCGGTATGAAGGGTTCCCATGATCTTGCCCGTGCGCGGCGTGCGGCAGACCTTCTTGGCCTTACCTGTACTGAGGTTGAGATCACTTCCCCTGAGATCGAGACAGCCCTCCCGAAGGTAATTGCGGCTATACCAAAAAAAGACCCGGTCAATACCGGTATCGCCCTCACCATGTATTTTGTTGCCCGGTGGGCAGGAGAGCACGGGTACCGCCGCATCCTTGCCGGGCAGGGGGCAGACGAGCTCTTCGGCGGCTATGCCCGGTATCTCACCTCTCCTACCCTTGAAGAAGATCTCGCACGGGATGTTGCAGGGCTGGAATTCCAGGCCGCACGCGACCAGGCAGTTGCCGCCCTGTTTGGGACATATCTCTCCATGCCCTACCTGGATATCCGGGTTGTGCGCGCTGCACGCGCCATCCCGGCCTGCGAAAAAGTACGGGACGGGCAGCGTAAAATCCCCCTGCGGGAAATTGCAGCGCACCACATCCCGCAGGAACTGGCCGGCTATGAGAAGAAAGCCATGCAGTACGGGAGCGGGGTTTGGGGAGAGCTAAAGAAGCTTGCCCGTAAAAATGGTTATAAAACGTCCGTGCAAGATTACATAGACCACATCGGACGGGTGGAACATGGTCACTGAAAAAGACGTAGAGCATATCGGTGAACTTGCCGATATCGGCATCGATACCCATGAACTTGCCACTTTTACCGGCCAGTTCAATGCAATTGTGGAATATTTTGACGTGCTTGACCGGGTGAAGGGAGACGGAGCGGTCAGCCGGGATCTCTATAATATCCTCCGGGATGACGAGATCGAACCGTCGCTCCCGCAGGAAGAAGCGTTAAAGAATGCCGGGGCACAGGAAGACGGGTTTATCAAGGCCCCACGGGTGATGTAGTGGCAGAGCATACGATCCGTTTTGAACCAGACGACCGGTACAACGCGTTCCTGACCGTCTGCCCGCACCCGGACCATGGCAAAGGAGATCTCTCCGGCATCGCAGTTGCCGTCAAGGACAATATCTCAACCCTGGGCATCGAGACTACCTGCGCATCAAAGATCCTCAAAGGCTATGTTCCGCCCTACGATGCGCACGCGGTGACCCTGCTCAAAAATGCCGGCGCAGCGGTGGCCGGCAAGACCAACATGGACGAGTTCGGGATGGGCACAAGCACCGAGAACTCGGCGTTTGGTCCCACCTTAAATCCCCGTGACACCGGAAGGGTTCCCGGCGGATCTTCCGGGGGAAGTGCTGCCGCGGTTGCAGCGGGCATGGTGCGGATGGCGCTTGGCACTGACACCGGGGGTTCAATCCGCTGCCCCGCTGCGTTCTGCGGGATCGTGGGCCTGAAGCCTACGTACGGCCGGGTCTCCCGGTACGGCCTGATCGCGTACGCAAATTCGCTGGAGACGATCGGTCCGATGGCAGCAAACGTGTCCGATGTCTCGCTGCTGATGTCGGTGATTGCCGGGCACGACCGGCGGGACACCACCTCGTACGACCGGCCGTACCAGCACACCCCGTCCGCTGAGATAAAAAGGCTGAGGATCGGTATCCCGGAGGAGTACTTCGGGGCAGGGGTTGACCCGGAGGTTGCATCCGTAGTCAAGAGGGCGATAGGCCGGCTTGAAGAGCTCGGCGCCGTCACCGTCCCGTGCAGCATCCCGTCGATGGAATATGCACTCGCCGCTTACTATGTGATCTGCACCAGCGAGGCCAGTTCCAACCTTGCGCGGTTCGACGGGGTCCGGTACGGCCCGGCTGCCGATACCAAAAAGTCGTGGCATGCGGCGTACCAGGACGTGCGGAAGCAGGGGTTCGGCCCCGAGGTCCGGCGCCGGATCATGCTCGGGACGTTTGCCCTTTCCTCGGGATATTACGGGAAGTATTATGCAAAAGCGCAGGTGGCCCGGGAGAATGTCAGGAAGGACTTTGCCCGGCTCTTAACTGACGTGGACGTGCTCTGTGGTCCCACGATGCCAACCATCGCGTTTAAGCTGGGCGAAAAGAGCGACCCGCTCTCCATGTACCTTTCCGATATCCTGACCGTGCCGGTGAACCTTGCCGGTATACCGGCGATCTCGGTGCCCTGCGGGAAGGTGCAGGGGATGCCGGTCGGGCTCCAGGTGATGGGCAGGCCGTTTGAAGACGAGCGCGTGGTGGACGTTGCCTATGCGTACGAGCAGGCGGTGAAGGCATGATCGATGCAGATGTGATCGTTGGCCTTGAGGTCCACTGCCAGCTGGATACAAAGAGCAAGCTCTTCTGCGGCTGCTCCACGGATTACCGGGACGATGGCCCCAACACCCATGTCTGCCCGATCTGCCTTGGCCTCCCGGGCACGATGCCGGCCTTAAACAAGCGTGCAATCGAATACGCCATGAAAGTGGCAAAAGCGCTCAACTGCACGATTGTCCCTGAGTCCGAGTTCTCGCGGAAGAACTACTTCTACCCAGACCTTGACAAAGCTTACCAGATTACGCAGTACGACAAGCCGCTTGCACAGGGCGGATATGTCGAGATCGAGGGCGACGACGGGAAGGAGCGGAAGATCCAGCTCACCCGCATCCACGTGGAGGAGGACCCGGGCCGGCTCGTGCACATGGGAAATGCCGAACGCGGGCGGTACTCCCTTGTGGATTACAACCGTGCCGGCATCCCGCTCATCGAGATTGTCTCCGAGCCGGACATGCGCTCGCCAAAGGAGGCAAGGAAATTCCTCAACAAGCTCCGCGCCACGCTCGAATACCTTGGCGTCTTTGATTCGGAAAAGGAGGGATCGCTGCGTGTCGATGCAAACATCTCTCTGCGGGGAAACGAGCGCGTGGAAGTCAAGAACATCACCTCCTATAAAGGAGTGGAAAAGGCGCTCACCTTCGAAGTGACCCGGCAAAAGAACCTGATCCGGCGCGGCCTTCCCGTGGAACGCGAGACCCGGCACTACCTTGAGGCCCGGGGGATCACCCAGTCGGCCCGCTCCAAGGAGACGGAGAACGATTACCGGTACTTCCCCGAGCCCGACCTCCGGCCCCTCCGGGTCCAGTCATGGGTAAAGGATATCGCGCTCCCCGAGCTTCCGGATGCCCGGCGCGAACGGTTCGTTACCCAGTACAGCTGCTCGCTGAACCATGCCCGGACCCTGACCGGCGAACTCAAAATGGCCAACTTCTTTGAGGGCGTGGTTTCCGGCGACCGGGCGGGGCTGTGCAGCCTTGCGGCCACGTGGATTGCCGACACTCTTGCCGGGGAACTTAACTACCGGAACATGGGGATCGACTGTGTAGACCCGCACCGCTTCGGCAGCCTGCTTGCCATTCTCAGGGCCGGAACCATCACGGATAAAAGCGGTGTCGAAGTCCTCCGGGTCATGCTCGATGAGCAGCTCAAAGGAGAGACCGTGGAGACGCCCGAAGCGATCGTAGCACGGCTCAACCTTGCAAAGACTGCCGGGGATGACGGGGCCCTTGCCGCTGCGGTAAAAGAAGTAATAAGCGAAAATCCAAAAGCAATCGAGGATTACAAGGCCGGAAAGAACGGGGCGATAAACTTCCTTGTCGGCCAGGTAATGAAAAAGACCCGGGGCCGCGCCGATCCCGGAGAACTCAACCGTCTGGTAGTCGCGGCCCTGAAGGATGGGGGACAGTGATCTGACGTGCACCTGATCGTTGCTGAAAAGAACATCTCGGCCCACCGGATTGCCCAGATCCTGGCCGGAGGTACCAGGGTTATCGAGAAAAAGGATGCCGGGGTATCCACCTACAGTTTTGGGGATACTATCACGGTGGGGCTGCGCGGCCACGTGGTGGAAGTGGATTTCGAGCCCGGCTATGAGAACTGGCGCAGCGAAAAGTACACACCCCGCAGCCTGATCGATGCAAAAACCATCAAGGTGCCTACCGAAAAAAGGATCGTTTCCCTTGTCCAGAAACTTGCCCGCCATGCAGACCGGGTTACCATTGCCACTGATTTTGATACCGAGGGGGAACTGATCGGGAAAGAGGCCTATGAATTGGTGCGTGCGGTCAATAAGAACGTAAAGATCGACCGGGCCCGGTTCTCCGCGATCACAGCGCAGGAGATTGGTTCTGCCTTTGCAAACACAACTGACCTTGATTTTGCTCTTGCCGCTGCCGGCGAAGCCCGCCAGTCCATCGATCTCATGTGGGGCGCATCGCTCACCCGGTTTATATCGCTTGCCGCAAAGAGGGGAGGCAACAATATCTTATCCGTGGGCCGGGTCCAGAGCCCCACGCTCTCCATGATCGTTGACCGGGAAAAAGAGATCGAGAAGTTTGTCCCGGAGAAGTACTGGCAGCTGGGCCTTCTTACGGAAAAGGCGGGCGAGCAGATCGAGGCCCGGCACACAAACGGCCGCTTCAAGGACCAGAAGGCAGCAGAACTTGCCCGTGACCGGACAAAAGAACCGCTCGTGGTAACCGAGGTCAGGGAAGGTACAAAACAGGACCGGTCCCCGTCCCCGTTCGACACCACCACCTACATTGTTGCAGCAGCCCGGCTGGGTTTTTCTGCTGCAAATGCGATGCGGATTGCCGAAGAACTGTACATGAACGGGTACATCTCGTACCCCAGAACGGACAATACCGTATACCCGGCATCCCTTGACCTCAATGGCGTGCTTGCCACGATAAGGAACTCGCCCTTTACAAAAGACGTTGACTGGATCATTTCCCACCGGCGGGCCGAGCCTACACGAGGGAAGAAATCCTCTACCGATCACCCGCCGATCTATCCCACCGGTGTTGCCACCCGGGAAGGGATCGGGGATGACGCATTCCGGATCTACGAACTGGTGCTGCGCCGGTTTTTGGCAACGCTTGCCCCGGATGCACTCTGGAAGACCCTCAAGGTGAACTTTGAGGCCGGTGGCGAAACCTACACCGTGACCGGAGGGCTCCTGCTCGAACCGGGCTGGCATGCGGTGTACCCGTTCTCCGAAGCAAAGGAGACGATCCTCCCGGCATTTGTTACCGGAGAGAAACTACCGATACGAAAAGTCAACCTTGAGGAAAAGGAGACCCTTCCCCCTGCCCGGTACACGCAGAGCAAGCTCATCCAGAGGATGGAAGAGCTTGGCCTTGGCACCAAGAGTACGCGCCATGAGGTGATAGCACGGCTTGTCTCCCGCAAATATATCGAAGGTAATCCCCTTCGTCCGACCCTTGTGGGCCGGGTAGTGACCGAGGCGCTGGAGCAGAACGCCGATACGATCACCAAACCCGAGATGACCCAGACAATCGAATCGCACATGCAGCAGATAAAGGAGAGCAAGCGGACCCGCGACGATGTGATTGCGGAATCGCGCAGCATGCTGCATAAGGCATTTGACCAGCTCGAGGCAAACGAGCAGGTGATAGGAAACGATATCCGGGACCGCACCGCAGAGGAACTCAACCTGGGCCGCTGCCCGGCCTGCGGCGGGACGCTTGCGATCAAGCACATGCGGGGATCGACCCAGTTCATTGGCTGTTCGCGGTACCCTGAGTGTACATTCAATATCGGTCTCCCGGTCACCCAGTGGGGCTGGGCAGTCCGCACCGACGATATCTGCGACAAGCACCACCTCCACTTCGTGCGCCTTGTCAGGAAGGGCGCCCGTCCCTGGGATATCGGCTGCCCGCTCTGCCACCATATCAGCTCCAATGCAGAGTCCCTCACCGAGATCCCCTCCATGGATGAGGCCCTTCTCGAAAAGGCGCGATCAAAGCATATCTACACAGTCGCGGAGATCGCACGGAGCGAGCCGGATGCCCTTGCAAAGTCCCTTGACCTGCCCTTAGAGAAAGCAGGGAAACTAAAAAGTGAAGCCGGGATTGTCCTTGAAAAGCTGCGGCGGCGCTCCGAGTGCCGCAAGTTTTTGCGCAACCACCTGATCCCGCGCAAGGGGCGCAGCTATGCAAAGATCATGGAAGCCCTCGGTCAGTCCGGGGTAACAGATCTCGCAAGCCTTGCCCATGCAACCCCGGCAACACTCCAGCAGGCCGGTATTGGCGAAACCGAGGCCCGTGACCTTCTTACTGAGGCCCGGCTCACCCATAACAGCCAGCTCTTAAAAGGGACCGGTATCCCGGCCGTGAGCCTGAAAAAGTACCTGGAAGCCGGCGTTTCCGGTCCTGAAGATTTTGTCTCCACCGGGGCAGAGAAACTTGCGACCTTAACCGGGATGAGCACCGGCACGATAAACCGGCACCTGGCCCTTGTCTGCGAGTACCTGCACCGCCCCGTGCCG
Proteins encoded in this window:
- the gatB gene encoding Asp-tRNA(Asn)/Glu-tRNA(Gln) amidotransferase subunit GatB, which translates into the protein MIDADVIVGLEVHCQLDTKSKLFCGCSTDYRDDGPNTHVCPICLGLPGTMPALNKRAIEYAMKVAKALNCTIVPESEFSRKNYFYPDLDKAYQITQYDKPLAQGGYVEIEGDDGKERKIQLTRIHVEEDPGRLVHMGNAERGRYSLVDYNRAGIPLIEIVSEPDMRSPKEARKFLNKLRATLEYLGVFDSEKEGSLRVDANISLRGNERVEVKNITSYKGVEKALTFEVTRQKNLIRRGLPVERETRHYLEARGITQSARSKETENDYRYFPEPDLRPLRVQSWVKDIALPELPDARRERFVTQYSCSLNHARTLTGELKMANFFEGVVSGDRAGLCSLAATWIADTLAGELNYRNMGIDCVDPHRFGSLLAILRAGTITDKSGVEVLRVMLDEQLKGETVETPEAIVARLNLAKTAGDDGALAAAVKEVISENPKAIEDYKAGKNGAINFLVGQVMKKTRGRADPGELNRLVVAALKDGGQ
- a CDS encoding DNA topoisomerase I; amino-acid sequence: MHLIVAEKNISAHRIAQILAGGTRVIEKKDAGVSTYSFGDTITVGLRGHVVEVDFEPGYENWRSEKYTPRSLIDAKTIKVPTEKRIVSLVQKLARHADRVTIATDFDTEGELIGKEAYELVRAVNKNVKIDRARFSAITAQEIGSAFANTTDLDFALAAAGEARQSIDLMWGASLTRFISLAAKRGGNNILSVGRVQSPTLSMIVDREKEIEKFVPEKYWQLGLLTEKAGEQIEARHTNGRFKDQKAAELARDRTKEPLVVTEVREGTKQDRSPSPFDTTTYIVAAARLGFSAANAMRIAEELYMNGYISYPRTDNTVYPASLDLNGVLATIRNSPFTKDVDWIISHRRAEPTRGKKSSTDHPPIYPTGVATREGIGDDAFRIYELVLRRFLATLAPDALWKTLKVNFEAGGETYTVTGGLLLEPGWHAVYPFSEAKETILPAFVTGEKLPIRKVNLEEKETLPPARYTQSKLIQRMEELGLGTKSTRHEVIARLVSRKYIEGNPLRPTLVGRVVTEALEQNADTITKPEMTQTIESHMQQIKESKRTRDDVIAESRSMLHKAFDQLEANEQVIGNDIRDRTAEELNLGRCPACGGTLAIKHMRGSTQFIGCSRYPECTFNIGLPVTQWGWAVRTDDICDKHHLHFVRLVRKGARPWDIGCPLCHHISSNAESLTEIPSMDEALLEKARSKHIYTVAEIARSEPDALAKSLDLPLEKAGKLKSEAGIVLEKLRRRSECRKFLRNHLIPRKGRSYAKIMEALGQSGVTDLASLAHATPATLQQAGIGETEARDLLTEARLTHNSQLLKGTGIPAVSLKKYLEAGVSGPEDFVSTGAEKLATLTGMSTGTINRHLALVCEYLHRPVPLAVPKAKLAKGRKELLSVKGLAATTADKLIGAGVISGDLLLAADTKKLAASTGIDEEKLRGYQALMKKKKENAIIRI